The stretch of DNA ACCAGTGCGGCGTTACCTGCCAAGACATACCTGTCGTTCTCAAATCGATCAGAGGGCAGTTCCGGAAGAAGGCCTATCCTGACAGCGTTTTCCACGTTCAACCTGCTCCCAAAGGCGCCGGCAAGATAAACGTTCTCCAACTCCGAAGGCTTCAATCCCATCGAGTTCAAAACTACCTGCAGCGTGGCAGCGATGGCAGACTTGGCTTTTTGTATTGTTGCCACATCCACCGGTTCCAGGAACACACCGTTTGGACCGTTGAGGAGCAGGCCTTTCTCTGACAGGGAAGGATGGCTCCCTTTCTTAACGAGACCGGACCTGTCCACAACCTTTCTGGACACCATCCCCGCCACAGCATCGATGATCCCTGTCCCACAGATCCCCAGAGGTTCGACGTCGCCTATGACATGATACCTGACGCTGTCCTCCAGCAGGTCGACACGCCACACCGCACCCTCTACGGCCCTCATACCGGAACGGATATGTCCACCCTCGAAGGCCGGCCCCGATGGAGCCGTGGCCACCATGACCTTTCCTTTCCCCCAGACCGCGATCTCGGTGTTGGTGCCGACGTCGATGACAGCTCCTGTCTGCACCCCCGTACTGCGGGCCGCGAGCAGGGACACCAGTGCATCGCTTCCTGCGTACCCGCCGATGAGGGGTGCAAAATGCACCACGGCATCCTTTCCACACGGCAGCTCAAAGGGGCTGGTGTGCGCGGGGAAGGAGACGGCTCCGTTGACGGCAGGGGCAAAAGGAGGGGTCAGGAGGGGCTCGACATCCAAACCGAGAGCGAGATGATGCACCGCGCTGTTGGCCACCGCGACAAACCGGGATATCCGGCCCGATGAAATGCTGCCCCTGCGGGCCAGGCTGCTTACCATCCCTCTCACGGTTTCCCACAGCAGGTCCCTTAGTAAGGCAGCCGTATCGCGATCACGCGCTGCTCCCTCCAGGCGCGTAATGATCTCATCACCCCATGGAAGCTGGGGGTTGGCGGCAGTGCGGATGTCCACGAGGCGGCCGGTGGCAAGTTCGTAAAGTGCCGCGGCAATGGAGGTGGTACCGAGATCCATGGCGACACCATATCCGTCGCCATCCAGGTCCAGTCGGGCAGGGTCGAAAAGCGGGGAATCCTGGATTTCCTTCCAGCGCCCGGTCCGATCGACCTCCAGGATCCTTTCCGGATCGACGGCAACAGACAGGTCACCCGTAACAGTCACCCTGCAGGCCAGTCTCCGGTCACGTGCAACCGGATCGGCGCCCAGCATCCCGGCTTCTGACAGGGACGGGTGCCCGGCGTCACCGGAAAGGATCCGGACGATACAGCGTCCGCATGTTCCCTTGTCCCCGCAGCTGCCGTCGATGT from bacterium encodes:
- a CDS encoding ASKHA domain-containing protein; translated protein: MRPGTKNRSGMAAATAAITVENIGTYTVATGVNLREALRMQGLYIDGSCGDKGTCGRCIVRILSGDAGHPSLSEAGMLGADPVARDRRLACRVTVTGDLSVAVDPERILEVDRTGRWKEIQDSPLFDPARLDLDGDGYGVAMDLGTTSIAAALYELATGRLVDIRTAANPQLPWGDEIITRLEGAARDRDTAALLRDLLWETVRGMVSSLARRGSISSGRISRFVAVANSAVHHLALGLDVEPLLTPPFAPAVNGAVSFPAHTSPFELPCGKDAVVHFAPLIGGYAGSDALVSLLAARSTGVQTGAVIDVGTNTEIAVWGKGKVMVATAPSGPAFEGGHIRSGMRAVEGAVWRVDLLEDSVRYHVIGDVEPLGICGTGIIDAVAGMVSRKVVDRSGLVKKGSHPSLSEKGLLLNGPNGVFLEPVDVATIQKAKSAIAATLQVVLNSMGLKPSELENVYLAGAFGSRLNVENAVRIGLLPELPSDRFENDRYVLAGNAALVGASMALLSSESMEAARELARGITHLNVADDPEFQELFIENLYFPERELH